From the genome of Papaver somniferum cultivar HN1 chromosome 2, ASM357369v1, whole genome shotgun sequence, one region includes:
- the LOC113353672 gene encoding uncharacterized protein LOC113353672, protein MLAVLGIAVRRLGPVIGNLLGQPPEGIPETNPVLEHIVNIPNPMEVNVMEPNPHDNQLNGHVSYVRISPPPNSVADQDDHQETPPADLQSELKISLGLIAVSAGSLVAVIVVIFGEKKISLAHPVVSQAFASLSLISLISDIILLLLTLKRPNISYLLKIVRFTLCVSLVSLYLAYTWAVFVLL, encoded by the exons ATGTTGGCTGTTCTCGGCATAGCTGTTCGTCGCCTAGGACCCGTGATTGGTAACTTG CTCGGGCAGCCGCCGGAGGGTATTCCTGAAACAAACCCGGTCCTGGAGCATATAGTTAACATTCCGAACCCTATGGAGGTCAATGTGATGGAGCCCAATCCACATGATAATCAGCTAAATGGACATGTCTCTTATGTCCGAATATCTCCACCTCCTAATTCCGTTGCTGACCAAGACGACCATCAAGAAACCCCACCGGCTGATCTACAAAGTGAATTAAAGATTTCTTTAGGGTTAATCGCTGTTTCAGCTGGAAGCTTAGTAGCTGTGATAGTTGTGATTTTTGGAGAAAAAAAGATAAGCCTTGCACATCCGGTAGTCTCTCAGGCGTTTGCATCGTTAAGTCTCATTTCTCTAATTTCTGATATAATTCTACTTCTGCTCACACTAAAACGCCCAAACATTTCATACTTGTTAAAAATTGTCCGATTCACCTTGTGTGTTAGCTTGGTTTCTCTCTATCTTGCCTATACATGGGCAGTTTTCGTTCTACTTTGA